The sequence AAATATACCCTTCACCCCATAAAATTGAACTCAATCATCGACAAATTCTTATTAGTCATAAACCAGTTGAATGGGATAAATATTTAGAGAAACAGACGAATCAGTTATCAAATCGACCAATAATCGACATTTTCATTTATGGTCACACCCACAAACCAGAAATTAAACGCAGTCCGATTTTAATTATTAATCCTGGCGAAGCATCTGGCTGGTTATTTCAAAAACCATCGATAGCAATCTTAAATTTAGCCACAGATGAAGTTGAAATCATACCGATAAATTAAGTTCATTTCCTACCTAAAAAACTTATTAAACATCTAAATTCTTTCCATAAATTTATCTAAAATTATTGACATTAAATCAAATAAAAGTTATTATCTTGATTAATTTTATGAATACGATAAAAATTGATTTGGACAAAATCAGTTCCAGCATCAAAATTAATTTTCGATTAATCTTCCGAGCATTCCAATATCGCAACTACCGATTATATTTTGCGGGTCAGGGAATCTCTTTAATCGGAAGTTGGATGCAAAGCATTGCCTTAAGTTGGCTGGTCTACCGTCTAACCAATTCGGCATTTTTACTCGGATTAGTTCGCTTCAGTGGTGAAATACCGATATTTATTTTCACCCCTTTGGCTGGTGTCATCATCGACCGGTGGGAACGGAGAAAAATTCTGATTATCACGCAAATCTTAGCATTATTGCAAGCCTTAGTCCTATCAATTTTAGTGCTAACTCATTCCATTACCATTTGGCAGATTATTATATTGAGTATCATAATGGGAATAATCAACTCATTTGATATGCCGGGCAGACAATCATTCGTCATTGAGATGGTCGATAAAAAAGAAGATTTAGGTAACGCTATTGCCTTAAACTCATCGATGTTCAATTTAGCGCGCTTAATTGGACCGTCATTGGCGGGCATATTAATTGCAACTGTTGGTGAAGGTATCTGTTTTCTTGTCAATAGTATCAGTTACCTTTCCGCAATCTTGGCATTAATTGCAATGAAACTTAATCGCAAAGCAACCATCAACCAAGGCAAAAATGTTTTTATAGAATTACGCCAAGGCGCAAAATATGTGTTGGGTTTTACGCCAATTCGTTATATTTTGACTCTTATCATTACAGTCAGTTTATTGGGAACACCTTATGTAGTTTTACTGCCAATATTTGCCAAAACAATTCTCAAAGGCGGACCGCAGACACTTGGTTTCTTAATGGCTGGTGCTGGTATTGGTGCTTTAATTGGCGCATTATATCTTGCCTCGCAAAAGACGGTTGTCGGCCTGGGCAAAATCATTCCGATTGCCACAACAATCTTTGGAATTGGTTTACTCGTTATGTCCCGTTCTCATATCTTTCAATTATCATTAGTAATGATGTTATTTATTGGTTTCGGAATGATGGTTCAGATGGCATCAAGTAATACCTTTTTACAAACCATTGTTGACGACGATAAGCGCGGTAGAGTAATGAGTTTTTACACCTTAGCCTTTATGGGCACAATGCCTTTAGGCAGTTTATTGGCTGGATTTTTAGCAAGTAAAATCGGTGCCCAAAACACGGTATTAATTGGAGGTTTGGTTTCAATAGTCTCGGCAATAATCTTTGCTCAAAAATTACCTTATTTAAGAACAATTATCCGCCCAATCTATCAAAAAATGGGCATCTTACCCGAAGTTACAACCGGCATCCAAACCGCAACTAATCTCCAAACTCCGCCTGAAGATT comes from candidate division WOR-3 bacterium and encodes:
- a CDS encoding MFS transporter: MNTIKIDLDKISSSIKINFRLIFRAFQYRNYRLYFAGQGISLIGSWMQSIALSWLVYRLTNSAFLLGLVRFSGEIPIFIFTPLAGVIIDRWERRKILIITQILALLQALVLSILVLTHSITIWQIIILSIIMGIINSFDMPGRQSFVIEMVDKKEDLGNAIALNSSMFNLARLIGPSLAGILIATVGEGICFLVNSISYLSAILALIAMKLNRKATINQGKNVFIELRQGAKYVLGFTPIRYILTLIITVSLLGTPYVVLLPIFAKTILKGGPQTLGFLMAGAGIGALIGALYLASQKTVVGLGKIIPIATTIFGIGLLVMSRSHIFQLSLVMMLFIGFGMMVQMASSNTFLQTIVDDDKRGRVMSFYTLAFMGTMPLGSLLAGFLASKIGAQNTVLIGGLVSIVSAIIFAQKLPYLRTIIRPIYQKMGILPEVTTGIQTATNLQTPPED
- a CDS encoding metallophosphoesterase, with the translated sequence MKEIIGIISDTHDNLSNVLTAAKIFNQFQTSLVIHCGDYVAPFTLAAFKELKCPLIGVLGNCDGEQEGLMKQAQQLKFEIYPSPHKIELNHRQILISHKPVEWDKYLEKQTNQLSNRPIIDIFIYGHTHKPEIKRSPILIINPGEASGWLFQKPSIAILNLATDEVEIIPIN